Proteins encoded together in one Anaerotignum propionicum DSM 1682 window:
- a CDS encoding zinc ribbon domain-containing protein, with protein sequence MIFIGGIAQGQKDLGFLQTLICKKCGRYGSVSVFMIYTYFSFFFIPLFKWGKKYYAVSSCCQTTFSIPHEIGKSIERGENVTLREDDLEIVGMEQNYNTYCPDCGFLLSPEYTYCPKCGKKL encoded by the coding sequence ATGATTTTTATCGGGGGAATCGCCCAAGGCCAAAAAGATTTGGGCTTTTTACAAACTCTAATATGCAAAAAATGCGGGCGCTACGGCAGTGTTTCTGTTTTTATGATTTACACATATTTTAGTTTTTTCTTTATTCCTTTGTTCAAATGGGGAAAAAAATATTATGCCGTTTCAAGCTGCTGTCAAACGACTTTCTCCATTCCCCATGAAATTGGAAAATCCATTGAGCGAGGAGAAAACGTAACTTTAAGGGAAGATGATTTAGAAATAGTGGGTATGGAGCAAAACTACAACACATATTGCCCTGACTGCGGCTTTTTACTATCACCTGAATATACCTATTGTCCCAAATGCGGTAAAAAATTATAA
- the spoIIAB gene encoding anti-sigma F factor, whose amino-acid sequence MEYENAFRVFFAAKSQNEGLARIMTAAFLSQYDPTLSEITDVKTAVSEAVTNAIIHGYENKTGEVELFCGYSQGKIYIEVADQGMGIADINQAREPLFTSKPELERSGMGFTIMETFMEGIRVESKQGEGTRIFMEKTLTTE is encoded by the coding sequence ATGGAATATGAAAATGCTTTTCGCGTGTTTTTCGCCGCAAAATCTCAAAATGAAGGCTTAGCAAGAATTATGACGGCGGCATTTTTATCTCAATATGACCCCACGTTATCAGAAATAACTGATGTAAAAACGGCAGTATCCGAGGCGGTTACAAATGCCATTATTCATGGGTATGAGAATAAAACCGGTGAGGTTGAGTTGTTTTGTGGTTACAGCCAAGGAAAGATTTACATAGAGGTTGCGGATCAAGGAATGGGGATTGCCGATATCAATCAGGCAAGAGAACCCTTATTTACCTCCAAACCTGAGTTGGAGCGTTCGGGTATGGGATTTACCATTATGGAAACCTTTATGGAAGGAATCAGAGTAGAAAGCAAACAAGGAGAGGGTACTAGAATTTTTATGGAGAAAACATTGACTACGGAATGA
- the gap gene encoding type I glyceraldehyde-3-phosphate dehydrogenase, protein MVKVGINGFGRIGRLVFRAAMERGDADVVAVNDPFIDVEYMIYMLKYDTAHGRYNAKMEEKDGKLIVNGKEIIVYNCMDPKEIPWKEAGAEYVLESTGLFTTMDKAAAHFNGGAKKVVISAPSADAPMFVMGVNHNTYTTDMKIVSNASCTTNCLAPLTKVINDNFGIIEGLMTTVHSQTATQKTVDGPSKKDWRGGRAASANIIPSSTGAAKAVGKVIPEMNGKLTGMSFRVPTIDVSVVDLTCRLEKPATYEEIKAAIKKACENEMKGIMDYTEDDVVSSDFLTDAHTSIFDAKAGIALNDNFVKLVSWYDNEWGYSNKALDLIIHMNSVDNA, encoded by the coding sequence ATGGTAAAAGTAGGTATTAACGGATTTGGCCGTATTGGTCGACTGGTATTTCGTGCAGCGATGGAGCGTGGGGACGCTGATGTTGTTGCCGTAAATGATCCATTTATCGATGTGGAATACATGATCTATATGTTAAAGTATGATACAGCTCACGGTCGGTATAATGCGAAAATGGAAGAAAAAGATGGTAAGCTGATTGTAAATGGTAAGGAAATTATTGTTTATAACTGCATGGATCCTAAGGAAATTCCTTGGAAAGAAGCCGGCGCTGAATATGTTTTGGAATCAACCGGTTTGTTTACAACGATGGATAAGGCAGCAGCTCACTTTAACGGCGGGGCGAAGAAGGTTGTTATTTCTGCACCCTCTGCAGATGCGCCAATGTTTGTTATGGGTGTAAATCATAACACCTATACAACAGATATGAAAATTGTATCCAATGCTTCCTGTACAACAAACTGCTTGGCACCTCTAACGAAAGTTATTAATGATAACTTTGGTATTATTGAGGGCTTAATGACAACTGTTCATTCTCAAACTGCAACACAAAAAACTGTAGATGGACCTTCTAAAAAGGACTGGAGAGGCGGACGTGCCGCTTCTGCAAACATTATTCCTTCTTCTACAGGTGCAGCAAAAGCGGTAGGTAAGGTTATTCCTGAGATGAATGGGAAATTAACAGGTATGTCTTTCCGTGTTCCTACAATTGATGTTTCTGTGGTTGATTTAACCTGCAGATTAGAGAAGCCTGCAACCTATGAAGAAATTAAGGCTGCAATTAAAAAGGCTTGTGAAAACGAAATGAAGGGCATTATGGATTATACGGAAGACGATGTTGTTTCCTCCGACTTTTTAACCGATGCACATACATCTATTTTTGATGCAAAGGCGGGTATTGCACTGAATGATAATTTTGTTAAGCTTGTTAGCTGGTATGACAATGAATGGGGCTATAGC
- a CDS encoding STAS domain-containing protein, whose protein sequence is MELKFLKRNRTLIIKIDGEIDHHTCEVLRGETDRAFEKMGGKNIIFRMGGVSFMDSSGIGAIIGRYKNIQRLGGRIAVAEANERVEQIFRLSAMQSLIPSFPNIDLALEYVEGGKN, encoded by the coding sequence ATGGAGCTAAAATTTTTAAAACGGAACAGAACACTGATTATCAAAATAGACGGAGAGATTGACCATCATACTTGTGAGGTTTTGCGAGGGGAAACGGATCGTGCTTTTGAAAAGATGGGAGGGAAAAATATTATTTTCCGCATGGGAGGCGTTTCTTTTATGGACAGCTCCGGGATTGGCGCAATCATTGGACGGTATAAAAATATCCAAAGGCTGGGAGGCAGAATTGCAGTTGCGGAAGCGAATGAAAGAGTTGAGCAGATTTTTCGTCTATCAGCGATGCAATCCCTTATTCCATCATTCCCCAATATAGATTTGGCTTTGGAATATGTGGAAGGAGGGAAGAATTAA
- a CDS encoding SigB/SigF/SigG family RNA polymerase sigma factor, with translation MDRTQELIRQAKEGDRQAKETLLQENAGLVWSVARRFQGRGVELEDLYQIGSIGLLKCIEKFDFSYEVKFSTYAVPMIIGEIRRFLRDDGAIKISRSLKELAAKAKRMQEKLQQETNREVTLQELAAALEVEVEQLIPALEAKKEVESLNAPIAHEEDLQVQDKLAAKEDGEQVINRICLMEALDSLEAKERQIIVLRYFEDRTQTEVAKRMGISQVQVSRIEKKVLERMRKRLSSE, from the coding sequence ATGGATAGGACACAGGAACTCATTCGGCAGGCAAAAGAAGGAGATCGGCAGGCGAAGGAGACACTATTACAAGAGAATGCCGGCTTGGTATGGAGTGTTGCCAGGCGTTTTCAGGGTAGAGGCGTAGAATTGGAGGATCTTTATCAAATCGGATCAATTGGACTGCTAAAATGCATTGAAAAATTTGATTTTTCCTATGAAGTGAAATTTTCAACCTATGCCGTTCCTATGATTATTGGCGAAATTCGCAGGTTTCTAAGGGATGATGGAGCAATCAAAATAAGCCGAAGCTTAAAGGAACTTGCTGCAAAGGCAAAAAGAATGCAAGAGAAGCTTCAGCAGGAGACCAACAGAGAGGTAACCTTGCAGGAACTGGCAGCCGCACTGGAGGTTGAGGTTGAGCAGCTCATTCCCGCCTTGGAAGCAAAAAAAGAGGTGGAGAGTCTGAATGCGCCCATTGCCCATGAGGAAGATTTGCAGGTGCAGGACAAGCTGGCGGCTAAGGAGGATGGGGAGCAGGTAATTAATCGAATTTGCCTCATGGAGGCGTTGGATAGCCTTGAGGCAAAGGAGAGACAAATTATTGTTCTTCGCTACTTTGAAGACCGCACACAAACGGAGGTCGCAAAGCGCATGGGTATTTCGCAGGTTCAGGTTTCACGCATTGAAAAAAAAGTTTTGGAGCGTATGAGGAAGCGACTGTCCAGTGAATAA